From Spirosoma aerolatum, one genomic window encodes:
- a CDS encoding shikimate kinase — MKNIFLIGMPSSGKSTLGKRIADALHYRFVDTDKVIVREEGRSIADIFAQSGEAYFREIERRVLRTIHPGSSKVVSTGGGMPCFHDNMAYINATGISIFLDVPITILVNRIRAHAQDDRPLNNPSNPELPLILEKRYESRLPIYSQATITITGETTEEEVLRRLGEWL, encoded by the coding sequence ATGAAAAACATCTTCCTGATAGGCATGCCGTCGTCCGGCAAGAGTACGCTGGGGAAACGCATTGCCGATGCCCTGCATTACCGTTTTGTAGATACCGATAAAGTGATTGTTCGGGAAGAAGGACGATCAATTGCCGATATTTTTGCCCAGTCGGGAGAAGCGTATTTTCGGGAGATTGAACGACGTGTTTTGCGCACCATACATCCCGGTAGTAGTAAAGTGGTATCGACGGGTGGTGGGATGCCCTGCTTTCATGATAATATGGCTTATATCAATGCCACAGGCATATCGATCTTTCTGGATGTGCCCATAACCATTCTGGTCAATCGGATAAGGGCGCATGCCCAGGATGACCGACCGCTTAATAATCCCAGCAATCCTGAACTGCCACTAATTCTGGAGAAACGCTACGAATCGAGGCTTCCTATCTATAGCCAGGCTACCATCACGATAACGGGCGAGACAACGGAAGAGGAGGTGCTCAGACGACTGGGCGAATGGCTTTAA
- a CDS encoding DUF1599 domain-containing protein, producing the protein MSTTEIEYRQVIQRCQDLFLKKNKDYGTAWRILRLSSITDQIYIKAQRIRTLQETGVSRVGEGIEPEFIGIINYCVMALIQLKLAGDKRTDIPADELEMLYTEQIGRVIDLLFAKNHDYGEAWRDMRVSSMTDIILMKLLRTKQIEDNQGNTIVSEGVEANYMDMINYAVFCLIKLSNPGGNP; encoded by the coding sequence ATGTCCACTACGGAAATCGAATATCGGCAGGTTATTCAACGCTGCCAAGACCTATTCCTGAAAAAAAATAAAGACTATGGAACTGCCTGGCGAATCTTGCGGCTTTCCAGTATTACCGATCAGATTTATATTAAGGCTCAACGAATTCGCACCTTACAGGAAACCGGTGTGAGTCGTGTGGGTGAGGGTATAGAGCCCGAATTCATCGGTATCATCAATTACTGCGTTATGGCCCTGATTCAGTTGAAGTTAGCTGGTGATAAGCGTACAGATATACCTGCTGATGAACTTGAAATGCTTTACACCGAACAGATTGGCCGGGTTATTGATCTGCTTTTTGCCAAAAATCATGATTACGGCGAAGCCTGGCGCGACATGCGCGTGAGTTCCATGACCGATATTATCCTGATGAAATTGCTCCGAACCAAGCAAATCGAGGATAATCAGGGTAACACGATCGTTTCTGAAGGTGTTGAAGCCAATTATATGGATATGATCAACTACGCCGTTTTTTGTCTGATTAAACTAAGTAATCCGGGTGGAAACCCATAG
- the folP gene encoding dihydropteroate synthase, which produces MPKVTKKTLNCRGQLVDLTQPTVMGILNATPDSFFSGSRLTTDNNPSAKAIELAQQMLDDGATFLDVGGYSTRPGAAVVSPTEEADRVIPIIEAILAKFPDALISIDTFRASVARQAVEAGASLINDVSGGSLDPDMFSTAAELSRSQSIPYILMHIRGTPQTMQSLATYKHVTTEVIDELTIRLAELKALGQKDVLLDPGFGFAKTPAQNFELLNQLDAFSLFDEPILVGLSRKTTIWKTLNISPDKSLNGTTVLHTAALLKGASILRVHDVREAVEAVQLTQRLTFF; this is translated from the coding sequence ATGCCGAAAGTTACGAAAAAAACACTGAACTGCCGGGGCCAACTGGTCGATTTGACCCAACCCACCGTAATGGGAATACTCAATGCCACTCCTGATTCTTTTTTCTCGGGCAGTCGCCTTACAACCGATAATAATCCTTCCGCCAAAGCTATTGAGCTCGCTCAGCAGATGCTCGACGATGGGGCCACCTTTCTGGATGTAGGCGGGTATTCTACCCGTCCAGGCGCTGCCGTGGTTAGCCCTACCGAAGAGGCTGACCGCGTTATACCCATTATCGAAGCAATCCTGGCTAAATTTCCTGATGCCCTCATTTCTATCGATACCTTTCGGGCGTCGGTAGCCCGGCAAGCGGTGGAAGCCGGTGCATCGCTCATTAATGATGTATCTGGTGGCAGCCTCGACCCCGACATGTTCAGCACGGCCGCCGAATTGAGTCGTTCGCAGTCGATACCTTATATACTAATGCACATTCGCGGTACTCCCCAAACCATGCAGTCGCTGGCTACCTATAAGCATGTTACAACAGAGGTTATTGATGAACTGACCATTCGGCTAGCTGAATTAAAAGCACTAGGCCAAAAAGATGTTCTTCTGGACCCAGGATTCGGGTTTGCCAAGACACCAGCACAAAATTTTGAGCTACTCAATCAACTGGATGCTTTCAGCCTATTCGACGAGCCTATTCTGGTGGGGCTTTCTCGTAAAACAACGATCTGGAAAACACTGAATATCAGCCCGGATAAATCCTTGAATGGCACAACGGTACTACATACGGCAGCCCTGCTCAAAGGCGCATCCATTCTGCGCGTCCACGACGTCCGGGAAGCCGTTGAAGCGGTGCAGTTAACACAGCGATTAACTTTTTTTTAA
- a CDS encoding BT_3928 family protein produces MNIATTQPKVKTGTPPMLIAARIARILVGIVFIFSGLIKLNDPVGTQIKFEEYFEVFAQDVPFLHDFFMGLVPFTLVMSVLFCAAEVILGVALLASYKPKVTVWLLFFLIIFFTFLTFYSAYFNRVTDCGCFGDAIKLKPWTSFGKDVVLTVLILFIMGHRNRLRSRNTGWLVALTIVFTLGLGMYAVQFLPPIDMLPYAVGKSIPDQMKPSEPLRYKYLMEKNGDVTEFDKYPTDPSYKFKEMVLVNEKAKPKITDYRVWNDESDFTQQTFEGEKLFIIIKNTKDIDAGSLPAIRALVEGLKGSAVSPFILTSTSDDEIKAFRKEFQLENVPYYKADATVLKTIMRSNPGTWLLKNGVVRGKWHYNSTPDAAEVKQLVIE; encoded by the coding sequence ATGAATATAGCAACGACCCAGCCTAAAGTGAAAACCGGTACCCCACCGATGTTGATTGCCGCCCGCATTGCCCGGATTCTGGTCGGAATCGTTTTTATTTTTTCGGGCTTAATTAAGTTAAACGACCCGGTCGGTACGCAGATCAAGTTCGAAGAATATTTCGAAGTTTTTGCCCAGGATGTGCCGTTTCTGCACGATTTCTTTATGGGTTTAGTGCCATTTACCCTGGTTATGTCGGTATTATTCTGTGCTGCCGAGGTAATTTTGGGGGTTGCCCTACTGGCTTCCTATAAGCCTAAGGTAACGGTTTGGCTGCTGTTTTTCCTGATCATTTTTTTTACGTTCCTGACGTTTTATTCGGCCTATTTTAATCGGGTAACCGACTGCGGCTGCTTTGGGGATGCCATTAAACTCAAACCCTGGACTTCATTCGGGAAAGATGTCGTTCTGACCGTACTGATTCTGTTCATTATGGGGCACCGGAACCGGTTGCGTTCCAGAAATACGGGCTGGTTGGTTGCGCTAACAATCGTATTTACGCTAGGGCTGGGTATGTATGCGGTTCAATTCCTGCCTCCCATCGATATGCTGCCGTATGCTGTTGGCAAAAGTATTCCGGATCAGATGAAACCATCGGAGCCATTGCGGTATAAATACTTGATGGAGAAAAACGGTGACGTGACCGAATTTGACAAATATCCGACCGACCCGAGCTACAAATTCAAGGAGATGGTACTGGTCAATGAAAAGGCAAAACCGAAAATTACGGATTACCGCGTCTGGAATGATGAAAGTGATTTCACGCAGCAAACCTTTGAAGGGGAAAAACTTTTCATCATCATCAAGAATACAAAAGACATTGATGCCGGTAGCCTGCCCGCTATTCGGGCATTGGTTGAAGGATTAAAGGGATCGGCTGTGTCGCCATTTATTCTGACATCGACCAGCGACGATGAGATTAAAGCATTTCGGAAAGAGTTTCAGTTAGAGAACGTACCTTATTATAAAGCCGATGCGACCGTGTTGAAAACCATCATGCGGTCTAATCCGGGTACATGGCTCCTGAAAAATGGTGTTGTCCGGGGTAAATGGCACTACAATTCAACGCCCGATGCGGCTGAAGTGAAACAACTTGTGATTGAGTGA
- the gltB gene encoding glutamate synthase large subunit: protein MSDQVDQLAGLYRPEFEHDNCGIGFVAHIKGRKSHQIVSDALQMLRRMEHRGAVGSEPNSGDGAGLLIQIPHEFFVDEARKLGVHLPPALEYGVGMVYFPKDVWLREECRAILNRKMKRLGLELLCYRVVPVNNSDLGNGSRSAEPQMEQVFIKRPSDITNADDFERKLYILRNYSTRIINETIAGVDHFYFSSLSCRTITYKGQLTTLQLEPYFPDLQNEEVVSAIGVVHSRFSTNTFPSWKLAQPFRYIAHNGEINTVKGNVNWMKAAEGLLESSKFTKEEMDMLLPICDPKQSDSANLDNAIELLVMSGRSLPHVMMMLVPEAWDGNEHMDPVRKAFYEFHAALIEPWDGPASISFTDGRIVGATLDRNGLRPSRFWVTNEDVVIMASEVGVLDIDPATVVSKGRLQPGKMFLVDMEQGRIVSDEEIKADICSRQPYQQWLADNKIKIQDLEAPIRSYNPYDPAKLLRMQQAFGFTSEDLRMILAPMVETGKEALGSMGVDVPLAVLSEQSQHMSHYFKQLFAQVTNPPIDSIRERAIMSLISFVGATYNLLSESPEHCHQVELEQPVLTTKEFDKLRFIDQPKFQAKTINCLFTVDGLGKSLERALERICRYAEDAIQDGYSILVLSDRAIDSNHAPIPSLLATSAIHHHLIRQGLRGKVGIVVEAGDVWETHHIATLIGYGASGVNPYMAFETIASMKEKGLLGVDYDLDKLYKNYVKAVNGELLKIFSKMGISTLQSYQGAMIFECLGLNQDVVSRYFTGTVSRIGGMGLEEIAREIQVRHSVAFPSTPMVTPRLEVGGIYQWKQRGEKHIFNPDTIHLLQQATRKNDYSIFKKYSKLIDDQTQKAITIRGLLKFKKGTPVPLDEVEPIESIFKRFATGAMSFGSISWEAHTTLAIAMNRIGGKSNSGEGGEDELRYKPLENGDSMNSAIKQVASGRFGVTSYYLTNAQELQIKMAQGAKPGEGGQLPGFKVDDWIGRTRHSTPGVGLISPPPHHDIYSIEDLAQLISDLKNANQAARISVKLVSEAGVGTIAAGVAKAHADHILISGHDGGTGASPLSSIRHAGLPWELGLAEAHQTLVKNKLRGRVTVQTDGQIRTGRDLAVAALLGAEEFGVATAALVATGCIMMRKCHLNTCPVGVATQNKELRALFTGKPEHVVNMFTFLAMELREIMAELGFRTVNEMVGQAQMLELRDNMAHWKYKKINLDALLYKEPTTLEVAQYKQEEQNHHLDEVLDRKLIKLAQPALTSAESVYGEFTVQNIDRSIGTMLSNEISKVYGGPGLPESTIHIKLRGTAGQSFGAFSTSGIKLELEGDANDYFGKGLCGAQLIVYPDRTAQFKPEENSIVGNVSFYGATSGEAFIRGMAGERFCVRNSGAKVVVEGVGDHGLEYMTGGLAIILGKTGRNFAAGMSGGVAYVWDQDGTFASKVNGEMVNLESLTEEDLGIVREYVDKHFQYTTSNVALNLIQDWDNLIGQFVKVMPGDFRQALAGRGISLADQIRDKNVVYQDITVDVTQG from the coding sequence ATGTCTGATCAGGTTGACCAACTGGCGGGACTGTACCGCCCCGAGTTTGAACACGACAACTGCGGTATCGGCTTTGTGGCCCATATTAAAGGCCGCAAATCACACCAGATTGTTTCGGATGCTCTCCAGATGCTTCGGCGCATGGAACACCGGGGCGCAGTAGGTTCTGAGCCCAATTCAGGAGATGGAGCTGGATTGCTGATCCAGATTCCGCATGAATTTTTCGTCGATGAAGCCCGCAAACTGGGTGTACATCTTCCACCTGCTCTAGAATATGGTGTAGGTATGGTGTATTTCCCGAAAGACGTGTGGCTTCGCGAAGAATGTCGTGCGATCCTGAATCGGAAAATGAAACGACTCGGCCTGGAGCTTCTCTGCTATCGGGTCGTACCGGTCAACAACAGTGATTTAGGCAATGGATCACGCTCGGCCGAACCCCAAATGGAACAGGTGTTTATCAAACGCCCTTCCGATATAACCAACGCTGATGATTTCGAGCGTAAACTGTATATTCTGCGGAATTATAGTACCCGGATCATTAATGAAACCATTGCGGGTGTCGACCATTTCTATTTTTCGTCACTTTCCTGTCGGACTATTACGTATAAAGGTCAGCTAACCACGCTGCAACTTGAACCTTACTTCCCGGATTTACAGAACGAGGAGGTCGTATCGGCTATCGGTGTTGTTCACTCCCGTTTCTCGACCAACACATTCCCTTCCTGGAAACTGGCCCAGCCGTTCCGCTATATTGCGCACAACGGAGAAATCAATACGGTTAAAGGCAACGTCAACTGGATGAAAGCAGCCGAAGGCTTGCTCGAATCGTCCAAGTTTACGAAGGAAGAGATGGACATGCTACTGCCCATCTGCGATCCTAAACAGTCGGACTCGGCCAATCTTGACAATGCCATTGAACTGCTGGTGATGAGCGGCCGTTCGCTCCCTCATGTGATGATGATGCTTGTTCCCGAAGCCTGGGATGGCAACGAACACATGGACCCCGTTCGGAAGGCGTTCTACGAGTTCCATGCTGCTCTGATCGAGCCCTGGGATGGTCCAGCGTCAATTTCGTTTACAGATGGGCGCATCGTTGGGGCTACCCTCGACCGGAATGGTCTCCGCCCTTCGCGCTTCTGGGTGACCAATGAAGATGTCGTCATTATGGCGTCGGAAGTGGGCGTACTCGACATCGACCCGGCTACCGTTGTATCCAAAGGTCGTTTGCAGCCTGGTAAAATGTTCCTGGTCGACATGGAACAGGGCCGGATTGTATCCGACGAAGAAATCAAAGCCGACATCTGCTCCCGACAGCCGTATCAGCAATGGCTGGCTGATAATAAGATTAAAATTCAGGATCTCGAAGCACCGATCCGGTCGTACAATCCGTATGACCCGGCCAAACTGCTTCGGATGCAGCAGGCGTTCGGTTTTACGTCCGAAGATCTGCGGATGATTCTGGCACCCATGGTCGAAACGGGCAAAGAAGCCTTGGGATCGATGGGTGTTGATGTGCCGCTGGCTGTTCTTTCGGAGCAGAGCCAGCACATGAGTCATTACTTTAAGCAGTTGTTCGCGCAAGTGACCAACCCGCCCATTGACTCAATCCGGGAACGGGCGATTATGTCGCTTATCTCCTTTGTCGGCGCAACGTATAACCTTCTGAGTGAGTCACCCGAACACTGCCATCAGGTTGAACTGGAACAGCCGGTTCTGACCACCAAAGAGTTTGATAAACTTCGGTTTATCGACCAACCGAAGTTTCAGGCGAAAACCATCAACTGCCTGTTTACGGTCGACGGCCTGGGTAAATCCCTCGAACGGGCACTGGAGCGTATCTGCCGGTATGCTGAAGATGCCATTCAGGATGGGTATTCGATTCTGGTTCTTTCGGATCGGGCTATCGACTCCAATCACGCCCCGATCCCGTCTCTCTTAGCGACTTCGGCGATCCACCACCACCTGATTCGTCAGGGACTTCGAGGTAAAGTTGGTATTGTAGTTGAAGCAGGCGATGTTTGGGAAACGCACCACATTGCTACCCTCATTGGGTACGGAGCCTCGGGCGTAAACCCCTACATGGCTTTCGAAACCATTGCCAGCATGAAAGAAAAAGGACTGCTGGGTGTGGATTACGACCTCGACAAGTTGTACAAAAACTACGTGAAGGCGGTCAATGGCGAACTCCTGAAAATCTTCTCGAAGATGGGCATTTCGACCCTGCAATCGTACCAGGGCGCTATGATCTTCGAATGTCTGGGGCTGAATCAGGATGTCGTAAGTCGTTACTTCACCGGAACTGTATCGCGGATTGGCGGGATGGGCCTTGAGGAAATCGCTCGTGAGATTCAGGTGCGCCACTCCGTTGCGTTCCCATCGACCCCAATGGTAACCCCTCGTCTGGAAGTAGGTGGTATTTATCAGTGGAAGCAACGGGGCGAAAAGCACATATTCAACCCCGATACGATTCACCTGCTGCAACAGGCAACCCGCAAGAATGATTACTCGATCTTCAAGAAATACTCGAAGCTCATCGACGATCAAACCCAGAAAGCGATCACCATTCGCGGTTTGCTGAAGTTCAAGAAAGGCACCCCTGTTCCACTGGACGAGGTTGAACCCATCGAAAGTATTTTCAAACGGTTCGCTACGGGCGCCATGTCGTTCGGGTCGATTTCGTGGGAAGCGCACACAACCCTGGCCATTGCCATGAACCGCATTGGCGGTAAAAGCAACTCTGGTGAAGGTGGTGAAGACGAGCTCCGCTACAAGCCGCTCGAAAATGGCGATAGTATGAACTCGGCCATCAAGCAGGTTGCTTCAGGACGATTTGGGGTAACCAGCTATTACCTGACCAATGCGCAGGAGTTACAGATTAAAATGGCGCAGGGTGCCAAACCGGGTGAAGGGGGTCAGTTACCCGGCTTTAAAGTCGATGACTGGATTGGCCGGACCCGCCACTCAACGCCTGGCGTTGGGCTGATTTCGCCCCCCCCTCACCATGATATTTATTCGATTGAGGACTTAGCCCAGCTCATCTCAGATCTTAAAAACGCCAACCAGGCCGCCCGTATCAGCGTCAAACTGGTATCCGAAGCGGGTGTAGGCACCATTGCTGCTGGCGTTGCCAAAGCCCATGCCGACCATATCCTGATTTCGGGCCATGATGGGGGCACGGGTGCCTCTCCCCTTTCATCAATTCGCCATGCGGGTCTACCCTGGGAATTGGGTCTGGCCGAAGCGCATCAGACATTGGTGAAAAACAAACTGCGTGGGCGCGTAACTGTACAGACCGATGGGCAGATTCGTACGGGTCGTGACTTGGCCGTAGCAGCTCTGCTCGGTGCTGAAGAATTTGGTGTAGCCACGGCTGCTCTGGTCGCTACGGGTTGTATAATGATGCGGAAATGCCACCTCAACACCTGTCCGGTCGGCGTTGCTACGCAGAATAAAGAACTTCGGGCGCTGTTTACCGGGAAGCCCGAACATGTCGTGAATATGTTCACATTCCTGGCAATGGAACTGCGCGAAATCATGGCAGAGCTGGGATTCCGTACGGTCAATGAAATGGTTGGTCAGGCGCAGATGCTGGAACTTCGTGACAATATGGCGCACTGGAAGTACAAAAAAATCAACTTGGATGCGCTGCTGTACAAAGAACCAACGACACTTGAAGTCGCTCAGTATAAGCAGGAAGAGCAAAATCACCATCTGGACGAAGTACTCGACCGGAAATTGATAAAGCTGGCTCAACCAGCGTTGACATCGGCAGAATCGGTGTATGGAGAATTTACGGTACAAAACATCGACCGAAGCATTGGTACGATGTTGTCGAACGAAATTTCGAAAGTATATGGTGGCCCCGGTCTTCCCGAAAGTACGATTCATATCAAACTTCGCGGTACGGCAGGTCAGAGCTTTGGTGCCTTCAGCACAAGCGGTATTAAACTCGAACTCGAAGGTGATGCCAACGACTATTTTGGCAAGGGTCTTTGTGGCGCTCAACTGATTGTATATCCTGACCGAACGGCTCAGTTTAAACCGGAAGAAAACAGCATTGTCGGTAACGTTTCGTTCTACGGCGCTACGTCTGGCGAAGCCTTCATCCGGGGTATGGCGGGCGAACGCTTCTGCGTGCGTAACTCAGGGGCCAAAGTTGTGGTCGAAGGCGTTGGCGACCATGGTCTGGAATACATGACGGGTGGTCTGGCCATCATTCTAGGCAAAACAGGACGCAACTTTGCTGCGGGTATGTCGGGTGGCGTGGCGTATGTCTGGGATCAGGACGGCACGTTTGCCTCGAAAGTAAACGGTGAGATGGTAAACCTGGAAAGCCTGACCGAAGAAGATCTGGGCATCGTTCGGGAATACGTCGACAAACACTTCCAGTACACGACCAGTAATGTAGCCCTGAACCTGATTCAGGATTGGGACAACCTGATTGGTCAATTTGTGAAGGTGATGCCCGGCGATTTCCGTCAGGCGCTGGCTGGACGTGGCATCTCGCTGGCCGACCAAATCCGCGACAAAAATGTTGTTTATCAGGATATTACCGTCGATGTGACGCAGGGATAA